In Gambusia affinis linkage group LG06, SWU_Gaff_1.0, whole genome shotgun sequence, one DNA window encodes the following:
- the dhx40 gene encoding probable ATP-dependent RNA helicase DHX40: protein MSKQTRWTPKDCEPKQLPIYQHKNKLIQTVRNSTFLIVTGETGSGKTTQLPQYLYQAGFCKDGKIGVTQPRRVAAITVAQRVAQEMKCTLGREIGYQVRFDDCTSQDTVLKYMTDGCLLREVLADPLLSQYSVVILDEVHERSLNTDILLGLLKKVFSNPREATKGRSFPLKVVVMSATLETDKLSSFFNNCPVFEIPGRVFPVASMFGTAVGPKDVESTFYVKEVVKVALDVHTSEKAGDILVFLTGQSEIEHACDLLFEKAENIDYRYDVQDRTVEGLLILPLYGSMPTDQQRQIFQAPPPGIRKCVVATNIAATSLTIDGIKYIVDSGFVKQLNHNSRVGMDVLEVVPISKSEAQQRAGRAGRTSAGKCFRIYTKEFWEKCMPEYTIPEIQRTSLTSVILTLKCLGVHDVIRFPYLDCPEERFILEALKQLYQFDAIDRRGRVTKLGELMVEFPLHPGLTRALLKAASLGCQDLLLPVAAMLSVENIFIRPGQPDKQKEAAKKHIELAAQTGSMNDFATLLSVFNSCKSSDRPSGWCKENWIHWRAMKSAFSVETQLREILLRLQQRRDFPFETFDGNKSELFRRCLCTGYFTNVARRSVGKVFCTMDGHGSMVHIHPSSSLFEQDVELNWVIFHDVLVTSKMYIRTVCPIRYEWVKDLLPKLHEVDVYELSSVARQEVTEDEMVKWESREAAKRQQEASAEDAMKKLEKRNNEATVSEARARYLQRKQQRQQNKAL from the exons ATGTCCAAACAAACGAGATGGACACCAAAAGACTGCGAGCCGAAGCAGCTGCCGATATATCAGCACAAAAACAAGCTGATTCAGACGGTCAGAAACAGCACTTTCCTCATAGTGACCGGAGAGACTGGAAGTGGGAAAACCACACAGCTCCCTCAGTACCTGTATCAGGCAG GTTTTTGTAAGGACGGTAAGATTGGAGTCACCCAGCCTCGTCGTGTGGCTGCCATCACCGTAGCTCAGAGGGTCGCTCAGGAGATGAAGTGCACTCTGGGCAGAGAGATTGGATACCAAGTGCGATTTGATGACTGCACATCACAA GACACTGTGCTGAAGTACATGACAGATGGATGTTTGCTTCGAGAAGTCCTGGCAGATCCGCTGCTTTCCCAGTACAGCGTTGTAATACTGGATGAAGTCCATGAACGCAGTCTTAATACG GACATTCTTTTGGGTTTATTAAAGAAGGTTTTCTCTAACCCCCGTGAGGCCACGAAGGGACGATCCTTTCCCCTTAAAGTGGTGGTGATGTCCGCCACGTTGGAAACCGAtaaactttcttctttcttcaacAACTGTCCGGTCTTTGAAATTCCTGGGAGGGTTTTCCCTGTGGCATCCATGTTTGGCACGGCTGTAGGTCCAAAAGATGTTGAAAGCACCTTTTATGTCAAAGAG GTGGTGAAAGTGGCCCTGGACGTGCACACCAGTGAAAAGGCTGGTGATATTCTGGTGTTTTTGACTG GCCAGTCAGAGATCGAGCATGCCTGTGACTTGTTGTTcgaaaaagctgaaaacataGACTATCGCTACGACGTGCAGGACCGGACCGTGGAGGGTCTTCTCATTTTACCTCTTTATGGATCCATGCCCACTG ATCAGCAAAGGCAGATCTTTCAGGCTCCTCCTCCAGGAATCAGAAAGTGTGTGGTAGCAACAAACATTGCAGCAACATCCCTCACCATCGATGGTATTAA GTATATCGTAGACAGCGGCTTCGTGAAGCAGCTCAATCACAATTCCAGGGTGGGCATGGACGTGTTGGAGGTTGTGCCGATTTCAAA GAGCGAGGCTCAACAGAGAGCGGGCCGAGCTGGGAGAACCTCAGCTGGGAAGTGCTTTCGGATCTATACCAAGGAATTCTGGGAGAAATGCATGCCGGAATACACAATTCCCGAAATTCAGAGGACGAGTCTGACCTCTGTGATCCTCACACTGAAATGTCTCGGTGTTCATGATGTTATCAG GTTTCCTTATCTGGACTGTCCAGAGGAAAGGTTTATTCTTGAAGCACTAAAACAGCTCTACCAGTTTGATGCAATAGACAG GAGAGGCAGGGTGACAAAGCTCGGGGAGCTTATGGTGGAGTTCCCGCTGCACCCGGGTCTCACCAGGGCTCTGCTTAAAGCCGCCTCACTGGGCTGCCAGGACCTGCTGCTCCCTGTGGCGGCCATGCTGTCTGTCGAGAACATCTTCATCAGGCCAG GTCAACCTGACAAGCAAAAAGAGGCAGCGAAGAAGCATATAGAACTGGCTGCTCAAACCGGCAGCATGAACGATTTTGCCACTCTTCTTAGTGTGTTTAACTCCTGCAAATCCAG TGACAGGCCATCAGGCTGGTGCAAGGAGAACTGGATCCATTGGAGGGCGATGAAGTCAGCTTTCAGTGTGGAGACTCAGCTGAGAGAGATCCTCCTCCGCCTCCAGCAG aGGAGAGATTTTCCTTTTGAAACGTTTGACGGGAATAAAAGTGAACTCTTCAGACGGTGCCTTTGCACCGGATACTTCACCAATGTTGCCAGAAG gTCTGTTGGAAAAGTGTTTTGCACAATGGACGGCCATGGATCTATGGTTCACATCCATCCGTCATCATCA ttgTTTGAGCAGGATGTCGAGCTGAACTGGGTCATCTTCCATGATGTGCTGGTGACGTCCAAGATGTACATCAGGACGGTGTGTCCTATTCGCTATGAGTGGGTTAAAGATTTATTACCCAAACTCCATGAAGTGGACGTGTATGAGCTGAGCAGTGTGGCAAGACAAGAAGTTACAGAAGACGAGATGGTGAAATGGGAGAGCAGAGAAGCGGCTAAAAGACAACAAG AGGCTTCTGCTGAAGATGCCATGAAGAAACTGGAGAAACGCAACAATGAGGCCACAGTCAGCGAGGCTCGAGCTCGCTACCTGCAAAGGAAGCAACAAAGACAGCAAAATAAAGCTCTCTGA